One segment of candidate division TA06 bacterium DNA contains the following:
- a CDS encoding cation transporter — MVSIVLGTSDESISLLGFGLDSFIEVFSAVIILWRLRREFGNGAGAVERERLATRGIGILFVLLTAVIVITSVLRLVNHVHPETALPGIVVSLASLSFMFWLDASKMRAAKALDSQALKSDAVCSLACIWLSVVLLIGSGIYYLTRIWWADTAAAIIIALLILREGSENLRASFQKEFDGCCCGR; from the coding sequence ATGGTTTCTATCGTCTTAGGCACTTCCGATGAAAGCATTTCCCTGCTGGGCTTCGGGCTTGACAGCTTTATTGAGGTGTTTTCCGCCGTGATCATCCTGTGGCGGCTGCGGCGTGAATTCGGGAACGGAGCGGGAGCCGTGGAGCGCGAGCGGCTGGCCACCCGTGGCATCGGCATCCTGTTCGTGCTGCTGACCGCGGTGATTGTGATCACCTCGGTGCTCCGGCTGGTCAACCATGTCCATCCCGAGACCGCGTTGCCCGGAATCGTTGTCTCGCTGGCCTCGCTGTCATTCATGTTCTGGCTAGATGCTTCCAAGATGAGGGCGGCCAAGGCTCTTGACAGCCAGGCGCTGAAAAGCGACGCAGTCTGCTCCCTGGCCTGCATCTGGCTGTCGGTTGTTCTGCTGATCGGAAGCGGCATTTATTACCTGACCAGAATCTGGTGGGCGGACACCGCCGCCGCCATCATCATCGCACTGCTGATCCTGCGCGAGGGCAGCGAAAACCTCCGGGCCTCGTTCCAAAAGGAGTTCGACGGGTGCTGCTGCGGAAGATAA